In Mycobacterium sp. Aquia_213, the sequence GACGTCGCCGCCATCCGCAAGGCCGGGTTCGACGGCACCGAGCTGGTGAAGGCGCTGCTGTTCTCGCTTTTCGAAGGCGGGCTGCGGCACGGGCTGTTCCACGGCGACCTGCACGCGGGCAACCTGTACGTCGACGACCAGGGCCGCATCGTGTTCTTCGATTTCGGGATCATGGGCCGCATCGACCCGCGTACCCGTTGGTTGCTGCGCGAGTTGGTGTACGCGTTGCTGGTCACCAAGGATCACGCCGCGGCCGGCAAGATCGTCGTGCTGATGGGCGCCGTCGGCACGGTGAAGCCCGAAGCCGAGGCCGCCAAGGACCTGGAAAAATTCGCCACCCCACTGACCATGTCCACGCTGGGCGACATGTCCTACGCCGACATCGGCAAGCAGCTGTCGACGCTGGCCGACGCCTACGACGTCAAGCTGCCGCGCGAGTTGGTGTTGATCGGAAAGCAGTTCCTCTACGTCGAGCGGTACATGAAGCTGCTCGCGCCGAAGTGGCAGATGATGTCCGATCCGCAGCTGACGGGATACTTCGCCAACTTCATGGTCGAGGTCAGCCGCGAGCATCAGTCCGACGTCGAGGTCTAGGAGGCGTTCCAGTGGAGGTCCGCACCGGTTATGCGAGTGCCGGTCCCGCGTCGAGCGATCTGAAGCTCTACTACGAGGACATGGGCGATATCGACGACCCGCCCGTGCTACTGATCATGGGGCTGGGCGCCCAGCTGCTGCTGTGGCGGACCGAGTTCTGCGAGCGGCTGGTCAGCCAAGGCCTGCGCGTGATCCGCTACGACAACCGGGATGTCGGCCTGTCCAGCAAGACCGAGCGGCGCAGTGCGGGCCAGCCCATGGTCACCCGATTGCTCCGCTCCTTTGCGGGTCTGGAGAGCAAGGCCGCCTACACCCTCGAGGACATGGCCGACGACGCCGCAGCCGTGCTGGACCATCTGGGCATCAAGGCGGCCCACGTCGTCGGAGCATCGATGGGCGGAATGATCGCCCAGGTCTTCGCCGCGCAATTCGCCCATCGGACAACGACTCTCGGGGTCCTCTTCTCGAGCAACAACTCGGCGTTCCTGCCACCGCCGGCTCCCCGCGCATTGCTGGCGCTCGTCAAGGGCCCGCCGCCGGACTCGCCCCGCGACGTGATCCTCGACAACGCGGTCCGGGTCAGCCGGATCATCGGCAGCCCGCGTTACCGCATTCCCGATGAGCAGGTTCGCTCCGAGGCCGCCGAGGGATACGACCGCAATTACTACCCGCAGGGCGTTGCCGGGCAGTTCAGTGCCATCCTGGGCAGCGGGAGCCTGCTGCACCACGACCGGCGGATCAAGGCGCCGACCGTTGTCATCCACGGTCGGTCCGACAAACTCATGCGGCCTTTCGGCGGACGTGCAATCGCGCGCGCAATAAGCGGTGCCCGATTGGTGTTATTCGACGGAATGGGACATGATCTGCCACAGCAGCTATGGGATCCGGTGATCGGTGTTTTGACGGGCAATTTCGCCGAGGCAAGCTGAGCCAGAGTCGAGCAGGCGGCTTAGGCGATTCAAGTTTGTCGTGACTTTCGCACGGGGTCTCACAGCGTTGTAGCGTTGACACTTGGGAGGACGTGATGGTTGCGAATATGAAGCCGTATTACGAAGAGTCGCAGGCTACTTACGACATTTCGGACGACTTCTTCGCGTTGTTCTTGGACCCCAACATGGTCTACACCTGCGCATATTTCAAGAACGACGAGATGACGCTGGAAGAGGCGCAGCTCGCCAAGCTGGATCTGGGACTCGACAAGCTCAAACTCGAGCCGGGCATGACGCTGCTCGACGTCGGCTGCGGTTGGGGCGGAGCGCTGGTTCGCGCGGTTGAGAAGTACGACGTCAACGTCATCGGCATCACGCTCAGCCGAAACCACTACGAGCGCAGCAAATCTCGGGTTGCCGCGATCCCGACAAAGCGACATGTCGAGGCCCGTCTGCAGGGCTGGGAAGAGTTCGACGAGCACGCCGACCGGATCATCAGCTTCGAGGCGTTCGACGCGTTCAAAAAAGAACGATGGCCCGCGTTCTGGGATTGGGCCTACAAGGTTCTGCCCAGTGACAGCCGGATGCTGATGCACAGCATATTCACCTATCCGCAGACACACTGGAAAGAGCACGGCATCCCGATCACGATGAATGATCTGCGGTTCCTGCACTTCCTCGGGAAGGAGATCTTCCCCGGCGGCCAAATGTGCGGCGAAGCAGACATCGTCGACCTCTCCCGCGACAGCGGATTCTCGCTCGAGGAGACCCAGTATCTGCAGCCGCATTACGCGCGGACGCTGGACACGTGGGCGGCCAATCTGGAGGCCAATCGCGAACGCGCAATCGCCATCCAGTCCGAAGAGGTCTACGACCGCTTCATGCGCTACCTCACCGGCTGCGCGGGCCTCTTCCGCAAGGGCATCTCCAACGTCGGACAGTTCACCCTCACCAAGTAGGGCGCCGCTGGGCGCGACACGCCCGACCTGACATCCGCGTTGAACTGCGAGGTTTCGCGATTCGTCAAACCGGGCAGATGCTCAGTAATAAAATTTGCCTCACTCGGGGCTCGGGGGATGTTCAGTGCGTTTCGCGGGGAGGGCGCAGCACTCATGACTCAAAAACTGGAACCACACTTCGAAGACGTGCAGGCACACTACGACCTGTCCGACGACTTCTACCGGCTGTTCCTGGATCCCAGCCAGACCTACAGCTGCGCGTACTTCGAGCGCGACGACATGACGCTGGAAGAAGCGCAGCTGGCCAAGATCGATTTATCGCTGGGCAAATTGGGTCTGCGACCCGGCATGACGCTGCTCGACGTCGGCTGCGGGTGGGGTGCCACCATGCGACGCGCGATCGAGAAGTACGACGTGAACGTGATCGGGTTGACGCTGTCCAAGAATCAGGCCGCCCACGTGCAGAAGTCGTTCGACGAGATGGACAACCCACGCAGCAAGCGCGTGCTGCTGGCCGGCTGGGAAGAGTTCGACGAGCCCGTCGACCGCATCGTGTCGGTCGGCGCATTCGAGCATTTCGGCCACGATCGCTACGCGGACTTCTTCAAAATGGCCTACCACGTGTTGCCCGGCGACGGCGTCATGCTGCTGCACACGATCACCGATTTCACGAAGCAGGAAATCATCGACCTGGGCCTGCCCATCTCCATCGACTTGCTCCGCTTCGTCATCTTCATCCAGCGGGAGATCTTCCCGGGCGGTCGGCTGCCGAAAATCCCTATGGTGGAAGAACATTCGGACCAAGCCGGTTTCACGCTGACTCGCCGCCAGTCGCTGCAGCCGCACTACGCCAAGACCCTCGACCTGTGGGCCGACGCGTTGCAGGCGCGCCGGGACGAGGCCATCGAGATCCAGTCCGAAGAGGTCTACGAGCGCTACATGAAGTACCTGACCGGCTGCGCCGACAAATTCCGGCAAGGCTACGTCGACGTCAACCAGTTCACGCTGGCGAAATAGCCCGGCAGCCTCGACCTGTGGGATCGGATAACCGGTCCATCGGCGTGCGCGGGGTATCTTTAGTGCGTTTTCGTCAGGAAGGCAAACAGTCATGGCTCGGAAACTGACACCGCACTTCGCCGACGTGCAGGCGCACTACGACCTGTCCGACGACTTCTTCCGGTTGTTCCTGGATCCCACCCAGACCTACAGCTGCGCGTACTTCGAACGCGACGACATGACGCTGGAAGAAGCGCAGCTGGCCAAGATCGATTTGGCGCTGGGCAAGCTCGGCCTGCAGCCCGGCATGACGCTGCTCGACGTCGGCTGCGGCTGGGGTGCCACCATGCGGCGCGCGGTGGAGAAGTACGACGTGAACGTCGTCGGCCTGACGCTGTCCAAGAACCAAGCCGCCCACGTGCAGGAGTCGTTCGACGAAATGGACAGCCCCCGCAGCAAGCAAGTGCTGCTGGCCGGCTGGGAGCAGTTCGACGAGCCCGTCGACCGCATCGTGTCGATCGGCGCATTCGAGCATTTCGGCCACGATCGCTACGACGACTTCTTCACGATGGCCCACAGCGTGCTGCCGGATGACGGCGTCATGCTGCTGCACACGATCACCGGCCTGAAGCCGGAGCAGTGCACCGAACGCGGCATACCGCTGACGTTCGACATGGCCCGCTTCATCAAGTTCATCGTCACCGAGATCTTCCCGGGCGGGCGGCTGCCGTCCATCGAGAAGGTGGAGGATCACTCGTCGAAGCACGGTTTCCGGTTGAGTCGCCGCCAGTCGCTGCAGCTGCACTACGCCAGGACCCTCGATCTGTGGGCAGCGGCCCTGGAAGCGCACCAGGACGAGGCCATCGAGATCCAGTCCGAAGAGGTCTACGAGCGCTACATGAAGTACCTGACCGGCTGCGCCAACGCGTTCCGGGTCGGCTATATCGACGTGAACCAGTTCACGCTGGAGAAGTAGCGATTTACGCTGGAGAAATAGCTATCCAGACCCCACACTGATCTGTAACGGGATCTGCCATTGGGAACACAGTGGCGTCACGCCTCAAATACCAGAGATGCGTCCCACGGCGTGTAGGGTCCCCGGGATATGGCCTCCCGCAGGGGCGCCTGTCCGTTCCGGGGGATGCATGCCAAATCGTTCAACTGCCGCCACGCAGACGCGGTCCAACGCCGATGATGTTCGAGCGCACTACGACCTTTCCAACGAATTCTTCGCGCTGTTCCAGGATCCGACCCGCACCTACAGCTGCGCGTACTTTCCCCGTGAGGGCATGTCGCTGCAGGAGGCGCAGGTCGCCAAGCTGGATCTGACGCTGGACAAGCTGGGGCTGGAGCCGGGGATGACCCTGCTCGACATCGGTTGCGGCTGGGGTTCGGTGATGAAGCGCGCCGTCGAGAAGTACGACGTCAACGTCGTCGGGTTGACCCTGTCCAAAAATCAGCACTCCTACTGCCAGGGGGTTCTCGACACGATCGACTCGGACCGCTCGCACCGGGCGCTCCTGAGCGACTGGGCGGAGTTCACCGAACCGGTCGACCGCATCGTCATCATCGAAGCGCTGGAGCACTTCGGCTTCGAGCGATACGACGATTTCTTCAAGTTCGCGCACCAGGTCATGCCGTCGGACGGCGTGATGCTGCTGCACGCGATCACCGCGTTGCATCCCAAGCAGATGACCGAGCGCGGCATCCCGATGACCATCGACATGGCGAAGTTCATCCGGTTCATCCTGACCGACATCTTCCCGGGTGGCCGGCTGCCGTCCATCGAAAAGGTGGAAGAGCACTGCGCGAAGGTGGGTTTCAGCGTCACTCGCCGCCAATCGTTGCAGTCCGACTTCGCGACCACCCTCGACCTGTGGGCCCAGGCTCTGGAGGACCACAAAGCTCAGGCCGTCGAGATCCAATCCGAAGAGGTCTACGAGCGGTACATCAAGTTCCTGACCGGCTGCGCCAATGCGTTCCGGAAGGGCTATATCGACTGCAACCAGTTCACACTGGAAAAGTAGAATCATGCGTCGGGCATTGGGGGGCCCGGCGCGAAGCGCCGCCGGCGGTTAAGCAACCCGATTAAGCGTGGGTATCGTTGCTGGTCAATCGTGCAACGATGGGTATTGGGTTTGAAGCAGTGAATTCAGGAGAACTTAACGACAATGGCTGAGCAACCGACTAGTGCGACGAAGATCCGAACACGTTCGGAAGACATCCAGGCGCACTACGACGTATCCGACGACTTCTTCGCCCTGTTTCAGGATCCGACCCGGACCTACAGCTGCGCGTACTTCGAGCCGCCGGAGCTCACCCTGGAAGAAGCTCAGTACGCCAAGATCGACCTCAACCTGGACAAGCTTGACCTCAAGCCCGGCATGACCCTGCTCGACATCGGCTGCGGGTGGGGCACCACCATGCGGCGCGCCGTGGAGAAGTACGACGTGAACGTGATCGGTCTGACGCTGTCGAAGAATCAGCACGCCCGCGCCGAGCAGGTGCTGGGCGCGATCGACACCGACCGGTCTCGTGAGGTGCGGCTGCAGAACTGGGAGGACTTCGCCGAGCCGGTCGACCGAATCGTGTCGATCGAAGCGTTCGAGCACTTCGGACACGAGAACTACGACGACTTCTTCAAGCGGACTTTCAACATCATGCCCGACGACGGCCGGATGACCGTGCAGAGCAGCGTCAGCTACCACCCCTACAACATGAACGCCCGCGGCAAGAAACTGACCTTCGAGACGGTGCGCTTCATCAAGTTCATCATCACCGAGATATTCCCCGGCGGCCGCCTGCCGACCACCGAGATGATGGTCGAACACGGAGAGAAGGCGGGATTTGTTGTTCCCGAACCACTTTCACTACAGCCGCACTACGTCAAGACGCTACGAATCTGGGGCGACGCGCTGGAGTCCAACAAGGACAAGGCCATCGAGATCACTTCCCAAGAGGTGTACGACCGCTACATGAAGTACCTGCGCGGTTGTGAGCACTACTTCGATTACGAGATTCTCGACTGCAGCCTGGTGACCTACCTCAAACCGGGCGCCGCGGCCTAGTCGCGCCGGATTTTCCGCGGCTGTCGGATTAGGGCTGCGTCGTTCGTCGGATAGGTAGAGAGTGGAGCACGAGGCTTCGCTCGCTATCGGAGGTGTCGAACGTGCAATATTTCGCGCTGTTGATCAGCAAAGAGCAAGACCGCCCAGCCGATGATCCGGCCGCCTCGATGGCAGCCTGGCAGAACTTCCACGCCAAAGCCGGCCCGGCGATCAAATCCGGAGACGCGCTGGCCCCGGCTGCCGCTGCGGCGGTCATCACCGGCGGCCCGGACGCGCCAATGGTCACCGACGGCCCCTTCGCCGAGTCCGCCGAGGTGGCCTGCGGCTACTACGTGTTCGAAGCGGAGAACCTGGACGAGGCGCTGGCCCTGGCGCGCGATATCCCGCTCGCCACGTATGGGGCCGTGGAGGTGTGGCCCGCAGTCCACACACTGGAGCCGTCCCGCGCGCTCACCGGCAACGACTGGCTCGCGCTGCTGCTGGAACCGGCCGCTACCGCACACACCCCGGGCACGCCGGAATGGGATGCCGTGGCGGCAAAGCACGCAGATCTCCACGCGGCCGCGGGCGATCACCTACTCGGTGGCGCCGCACTGCACGATCGGTCCACCGCGACGACGGTGCGGGTGCGCGACGGCGAGGTCCTGACCACCGACGGGCCTTATGTGGAAGGCGCCGAAATCGCCACCGGGATCTACCTGCTCGGCGCGGCGGATCGCGACGAGGCCATCAAGATCGCGTCAATGATCCCCGCTTCGACAGTGCAGCTGCGGCAACTGGCTGGAATCTCGGCACTCTAATCGCCCCGCAATGACCAACCTGGACGGCGTCTTTCGTCGGGAATGGGGTCCCGCCGTCGCCGC encodes:
- the mmaA4 gene encoding hydroxymycolate synthase MmaA4, producing the protein MAEQPTSATKIRTRSEDIQAHYDVSDDFFALFQDPTRTYSCAYFEPPELTLEEAQYAKIDLNLDKLDLKPGMTLLDIGCGWGTTMRRAVEKYDVNVIGLTLSKNQHARAEQVLGAIDTDRSREVRLQNWEDFAEPVDRIVSIEAFEHFGHENYDDFFKRTFNIMPDDGRMTVQSSVSYHPYNMNARGKKLTFETVRFIKFIITEIFPGGRLPTTEMMVEHGEKAGFVVPEPLSLQPHYVKTLRIWGDALESNKDKAIEITSQEVYDRYMKYLRGCEHYFDYEILDCSLVTYLKPGAAA
- a CDS encoding cyclopropane mycolic acid synthase family methyltransferase codes for the protein MARKLTPHFADVQAHYDLSDDFFRLFLDPTQTYSCAYFERDDMTLEEAQLAKIDLALGKLGLQPGMTLLDVGCGWGATMRRAVEKYDVNVVGLTLSKNQAAHVQESFDEMDSPRSKQVLLAGWEQFDEPVDRIVSIGAFEHFGHDRYDDFFTMAHSVLPDDGVMLLHTITGLKPEQCTERGIPLTFDMARFIKFIVTEIFPGGRLPSIEKVEDHSSKHGFRLSRRQSLQLHYARTLDLWAAALEAHQDEAIEIQSEEVYERYMKYLTGCANAFRVGYIDVNQFTLEK
- a CDS encoding cyclopropane mycolic acid synthase family methyltransferase gives rise to the protein MTQKLEPHFEDVQAHYDLSDDFYRLFLDPSQTYSCAYFERDDMTLEEAQLAKIDLSLGKLGLRPGMTLLDVGCGWGATMRRAIEKYDVNVIGLTLSKNQAAHVQKSFDEMDNPRSKRVLLAGWEEFDEPVDRIVSVGAFEHFGHDRYADFFKMAYHVLPGDGVMLLHTITDFTKQEIIDLGLPISIDLLRFVIFIQREIFPGGRLPKIPMVEEHSDQAGFTLTRRQSLQPHYAKTLDLWADALQARRDEAIEIQSEEVYERYMKYLTGCADKFRQGYVDVNQFTLAK
- a CDS encoding YciI family protein, which encodes MQYFALLISKEQDRPADDPAASMAAWQNFHAKAGPAIKSGDALAPAAAAAVITGGPDAPMVTDGPFAESAEVACGYYVFEAENLDEALALARDIPLATYGAVEVWPAVHTLEPSRALTGNDWLALLLEPAATAHTPGTPEWDAVAAKHADLHAAAGDHLLGGAALHDRSTATTVRVRDGEVLTTDGPYVEGAEIATGIYLLGAADRDEAIKIASMIPASTVQLRQLAGISAL
- a CDS encoding cyclopropane mycolic acid synthase family methyltransferase, with the translated sequence MPNRSTAATQTRSNADDVRAHYDLSNEFFALFQDPTRTYSCAYFPREGMSLQEAQVAKLDLTLDKLGLEPGMTLLDIGCGWGSVMKRAVEKYDVNVVGLTLSKNQHSYCQGVLDTIDSDRSHRALLSDWAEFTEPVDRIVIIEALEHFGFERYDDFFKFAHQVMPSDGVMLLHAITALHPKQMTERGIPMTIDMAKFIRFILTDIFPGGRLPSIEKVEEHCAKVGFSVTRRQSLQSDFATTLDLWAQALEDHKAQAVEIQSEEVYERYIKFLTGCANAFRKGYIDCNQFTLEK
- a CDS encoding alpha/beta fold hydrolase, which translates into the protein MGDIDDPPVLLIMGLGAQLLLWRTEFCERLVSQGLRVIRYDNRDVGLSSKTERRSAGQPMVTRLLRSFAGLESKAAYTLEDMADDAAAVLDHLGIKAAHVVGASMGGMIAQVFAAQFAHRTTTLGVLFSSNNSAFLPPPAPRALLALVKGPPPDSPRDVILDNAVRVSRIIGSPRYRIPDEQVRSEAAEGYDRNYYPQGVAGQFSAILGSGSLLHHDRRIKAPTVVIHGRSDKLMRPFGGRAIARAISGARLVLFDGMGHDLPQQLWDPVIGVLTGNFAEAS
- a CDS encoding cyclopropane mycolic acid synthase family methyltransferase, encoding MVANMKPYYEESQATYDISDDFFALFLDPNMVYTCAYFKNDEMTLEEAQLAKLDLGLDKLKLEPGMTLLDVGCGWGGALVRAVEKYDVNVIGITLSRNHYERSKSRVAAIPTKRHVEARLQGWEEFDEHADRIISFEAFDAFKKERWPAFWDWAYKVLPSDSRMLMHSIFTYPQTHWKEHGIPITMNDLRFLHFLGKEIFPGGQMCGEADIVDLSRDSGFSLEETQYLQPHYARTLDTWAANLEANRERAIAIQSEEVYDRFMRYLTGCAGLFRKGISNVGQFTLTK